In a single window of the Pseudogemmatithrix spongiicola genome:
- a CDS encoding purine-nucleoside phosphorylase — MSGASVSGEHSHGTQAAQQAAEAIRARLGVQSPVAAIVLGSGLGGLADRAQGATRVPYAEIPGFHAPGVEGHRGELIRGMLGGREVLLLAGRFHMYEGHSAQVAAFPVRVVHALGAKVLFVSNAAGGINRAFPPGTLMMISDHLNLQFRNPLVGALEPGDIRFPDMSAPYAPRLQRLLEAAAVEGGLSLARGVYAGLLGPTYETPAEVRMLATLGADAVGMSTVPETIVARAIGMEVAGVSCITNPAAGISDAPLNHAEVMEEGRKAGDAFCGLVERFVAKL, encoded by the coding sequence ATGAGCGGCGCGTCGGTGTCTGGCGAGCATTCGCACGGTACGCAGGCCGCGCAGCAGGCGGCCGAGGCCATCCGCGCGCGACTCGGCGTGCAATCGCCGGTGGCGGCGATCGTCCTCGGCTCCGGTCTTGGCGGACTCGCCGACCGCGCGCAGGGTGCGACGCGCGTGCCCTATGCGGAGATCCCGGGCTTCCACGCGCCCGGCGTCGAAGGCCACCGCGGCGAACTGATCCGCGGCATGCTCGGCGGTCGCGAGGTGCTGCTGCTGGCCGGGCGCTTTCATATGTATGAGGGCCACAGCGCGCAGGTGGCCGCGTTCCCGGTGCGCGTCGTGCATGCCCTGGGCGCCAAGGTGCTCTTCGTCTCGAACGCCGCCGGCGGCATCAACCGGGCGTTTCCGCCGGGCACGCTGATGATGATCAGCGACCATCTCAACCTGCAGTTCCGCAATCCGCTCGTCGGTGCGTTGGAGCCGGGCGACATCCGCTTCCCCGACATGAGCGCACCCTACGCGCCGCGGTTGCAGCGCTTGCTAGAGGCTGCGGCGGTGGAGGGCGGGCTCTCGCTCGCGCGCGGCGTCTACGCCGGGCTGCTCGGGCCCACCTATGAGACGCCGGCCGAGGTGCGCATGCTCGCGACGCTCGGAGCCGATGCCGTGGGCATGAGCACGGTGCCGGAGACGATCGTCGCGCGCGCGATCGGCATGGAGGTCGCGGGCGTCAGCTGCATCACGAATCCCGCGGCGGGCATCAGCGACGCACCGCTCAACCACGCCGAAGTCATGGAAGAGGGCCGCAAGGCCGGGGATGCCTTCTGCGGACTCGTCGAACGCTTCGTCGCGAAGTTGTAA